In Oryctolagus cuniculus chromosome X, mOryCun1.1, whole genome shotgun sequence, a single window of DNA contains:
- the SLITRK2 gene encoding SLIT and NTRK-like protein 2, which produces MLSGVWFLSVLTVAGILQTESRKTAKDICKIRCLCEEKENVLNINCENKGFTTVSLLQPPQYRIYQLFLNGNLLTRLYPNEFVNYSNAVTLHLGNNGLQEIRTGAFSGLKTLKRLHLNNNKLEVLREDTFLGLESLEYLQADYNYISAIEAGAFSKLNKLKVLILNDNLLLSLPSNVFRFVLLTHLDLRGNRLKVMPFAGVLEHIGGIMEIQLEENPWNCTCDLLPLKAWLDTITVFVGEIVCETPFRLHGKDVTQLTRQDLCPRKSAGDSSQRGSHADTHVQRLSPTMNPALSPTRAPKASRPPKMRNRPTPRVTVSKDRQSFGPIMVYQTKSPVPLTCPSSCVCTSQSSDNGLNVNCQERKFTNISDLQPKPTSPKKLYLTGNYLQTVYKNDLSEYSSLDLLHLGNNRIAVIQEGAFTNLTSLRRLYLNGNYLEVLYPSMFDGLQSLQYLYLEYNVIKEIKPLTFDALINLQLLFLNNNLLRSLPDNIFGGTALTRLNLRNNHFSHLPVKGVLDQLPAFIQIDLQENPWDCTCDIMGLKDWTEHANSPVIINEVTCESPAKHAGEILKFLGREAICPDSPDLSDGTGLSVNHNTDTPRSLSVSPSSYPELHTEVPLSVLILGLLVVFILSVCFGAGLFVFVLKRRKGVPSVPRSGNNLDVSSFQLQYGSYNTETHDKTDGHVYNYIPPPVGQMCQNPIYMQKEGDPVAYYRNLQEFNYGNLEEKKEEPATLAYTISATELLEKQATPREPEVLYQNIAERVKELPSAGLVHYNFCTLPKRQFAPSYESRRQNQDRINKTVLYGTPRKCFVGQSKPDHPLLQAKPQSEPDYLEVLEKQTAISQL; this is translated from the coding sequence ATGCTGAGCGGCGTTTGGTTCCTCAGTGTGTTAACCGTGGCCGGGATCTTACAGACGGAGAGTCGCAAAACTGCCAAAGACATTTGCAAGATCCGCTGCCTGTGTGAAGAGAAGGAAAACGTACTGAACATTAACTGTGAAAACAAAGGATTTACAACtgtcagcctgctccagcccccccAGTATCGAATCTATCAGCTTTTTCTCAATGGAAACCTCCTGACTAGACTGTACCCAAACGAATTTGTCAATTACTCCAACGCAGTGACTCTTCACCTTGGTAACAACGGGTTGCAAGAGATCCGGACTGGGGCATTCAGCGGCCTGAAAACCCTCAAGAGACTGcacctcaacaacaacaaacttgaGGTATTGAGGGAGGACACCTTCCTGGGCCTGGAGAGCCTGGAGTACCTCCAGGCAGACTACAATTACATTAGTGCCATTGAGGCAGGGGCATTCAGCAAACTTAATAAGCTCAAAGTGCTCATCCTGAATGACAACCTTCTGCTGTCCCTGCCCAGCAATGTGTTTCGCTTTGTCCTGCTGACCCACTTAGACCTCAGGGGGAACAGGCTGAAAGTCATGCCGTTCGCTGGTGTCCTTGAACACATCGGAGGGATCATGGAGATTCAGCTGGAGGAAAACCCCTGGAATTGCACTTGTGACTTACTTCCCCTCAAGGCGTGGCTGGACACCATAACTGTTTTCGTGGGGGAGATTGTCTGTGAAACTCCCTTCAGGTTGCACGGGAAGGATGTGACCCAACTGACCAGACAAGACCTCTGTCCCAGGAAGAGTGCTGGTGACTCCAGTCAGAGGGGCAGCCATGCTGACACACACGTCCAAAGGCTGTCACCTACAATGAATCCCGCGCTCAGCCCAACCAGGGCCCCAAAAGCCAGCCGACCACCCAAAATGAGAAACCGTCCAACTCCCCGAGTGACTGTGTCCAAGGACAGGCAGAGCTTTGGACCAATCATGGTGTACCAGACCAAGTCTCCTGTGCCCCTCACTTGTCCCAGTAGCTGTGTCTGCACCTCTCAGAGCTCAGACAACGGTCTAAATGTGAACTGCCAAGAAAGGAAGTTCACCAATATCTCCGACCTGCAGCCCAAACCTACCAGTCCAAAGAAACTCTACCTAACAGGGAACTATCTTCAAACTGTCTATAAGAATGACCTCTCAGAATACAGTTCTTTGGATCTGTTGCATTTAGGAAACAATAGGATTGCTGTCATTCAGGAAGGTGCCTTCACAAACCTAACCAGTTTACGCAGACTGTATCTGAATGGCAATTACCTTGAAGTACTGTATCCTTCTATGTTTGATGGACTGCAGAGTTTGCAGTATCTCTATTTAGAGTATAATGTCATTAAGGAAATTAAGCCACTGACCTTTGATGCTTTGATTAACCTACAGCTACTCTTTCTGAATAACAATCTCCTGCGGTCCTTACCTGATAATATATTTGGGGGCACGGCCCTCACCAGGCTGAATCTGAGAAACAATCATTTTTCCCACCTGCCTGTGAAAGGGGTTCTGGATCAGCTTCCAGCTTTTATCCAGATAGATCTGCAAGAGAACCCATGGGACTGCACCTGTGATATCATGGGGCTGAAGGACTGGACAGAACATGCCAATTCCCCTGTCATCATCAATGAGGTGACTTGTGAGTCTCCTGCTAAGCATGCAGGGGAGATCCTGAAGTTTCTAGGGAGAGAGGCTATTTGTCCAGATAGTCCAGACTTGTCAGATGGGACGGGTTTGTCGGTGAATCACAACACAGACACACCTCGGTCACTTAGTGTGTCTCCTAGTTCTTATCCTGAACTCCACACTGAAGTTCCACTCTCTGTCTTAATTTTAGGATTGCTTGTTGTTTTTATCCTGTCTGTCTGTTTTGGGGCTGGTTTATTCGTCTTCGTACTGAAACGCAGAAAGGGAGTGCCAAGTGTTCCCAGGAGTGGCAACAACTTAGATGTCAGTTCCTTCCAGTTACAGTATGGGTCTTACAACACAGAGACTCATGATAAAACCGATGGCCACGTCTATAACTATATCCCCCCACCTGTGGGTCAGATGTGCCAAAACCCCATCTACATGCAGAAGGAAGGAGACCCGGTAGCCTATTACCGAAACCTGCAAGAGTTCAACTATGGCAAcctggaggagaaaaaagaagagcCAGCCACACTTGCTTACACGATAAGTGCCACTGAGTTGCTGGAAAAGCAGGCCACACCCAGAGAGCCCGAGGTGCTGTATCAGAATATTGCTGAGCGAGTCAAGGAACTCCCCAGTGCAGGCCTAGTCCACTATAACTTTTGTACCTTACCTAAAAGGCAGTTCGCCCCTTCCTATGAATCTCGACGCCAAAACCAAGACAGAATCAATAAAACCGTTTTATATGGAACTCCCAGGAAATGCTTTGTGGGACAGTCAAAACCCGACCACCCTTTACTGCAAGCTAAGCCGCAATCAGAACCAGACTACCTCGAAGTTCTGGAAAAACAAACTGCAATCAGTCAGCTGTGA